One window of Paenibacillus albicereus genomic DNA carries:
- a CDS encoding DMT family transporter, with translation MDSSSRAGMLLLLASFSMAGSSVIAAALLGGHLQPFTLTAASLLLSLLCLLPFLGRGSVASLRRLSRAQWLQLAGQALFGVVLFRVCLQLGLERTSSAEAGVMIGGTPALTVGIAWLLLRERSGPARLAGVLATVLGVMLIQGAAGGAPLSQAHLAGNLLVLAAAANEALFSVLSRWTAAGKAGGRKAGGSAERSGMEAGGSGAAGEPSGAAAQPADGAEAPLRPALQTTLVAGMALLLSLPLAAFERPLGALAALGATEWAALVWYGPVVTAAAFGLWYAGIKRCPASTAAACSGMMPFSALLLSVLVLGEHAGWTQWSGGLLVMLGMALIGRASGRAGRRPREAAPLAGGEKLRA, from the coding sequence CAGCCGTTCACGCTGACGGCGGCGAGCCTGCTGCTGTCGCTGCTTTGCCTGCTGCCTTTCCTCGGGCGCGGCTCGGTCGCCTCGCTGCGCCGCCTGTCGCGAGCGCAGTGGCTGCAGCTCGCCGGGCAGGCGCTGTTCGGCGTCGTGCTGTTCCGCGTCTGCCTGCAGCTGGGGCTGGAGAGGACGAGCTCGGCCGAGGCGGGCGTCATGATCGGCGGGACGCCCGCGCTGACGGTCGGGATCGCCTGGCTGCTGCTGCGCGAGCGCAGCGGGCCGGCGCGTCTGGCCGGCGTGCTGGCGACCGTGCTCGGCGTCATGCTCATCCAGGGAGCGGCGGGAGGAGCTCCGCTGTCGCAGGCGCATCTGGCGGGCAACCTGCTGGTGCTGGCGGCGGCCGCCAACGAAGCGCTGTTCAGCGTGCTGTCGCGCTGGACGGCGGCCGGCAAGGCCGGCGGTCGCAAGGCGGGCGGCTCGGCGGAGCGGTCCGGTATGGAGGCGGGCGGCAGCGGGGCCGCAGGCGAGCCGTCCGGGGCGGCGGCGCAGCCGGCCGATGGCGCGGAGGCGCCGCTGCGTCCGGCGCTCCAGACGACGCTGGTCGCCGGCATGGCGCTGCTGCTCAGCCTGCCGCTCGCTGCCTTCGAGCGTCCGCTCGGAGCGCTCGCCGCGCTTGGCGCGACCGAGTGGGCGGCGCTCGTCTGGTATGGTCCGGTCGTGACGGCGGCGGCGTTCGGATTGTGGTACGCCGGCATCAAGCGCTGTCCGGCATCGACGGCGGCGGCCTGCTCCGGCATGATGCCGTTCAGCGCGCTGCTGCTGTCGGTGCTCGTGCTCGGCGAGCATGCCGGCTGGACGCAGTGGAGCGGCGGCCTGCTCGTCATGCTCGGCATGGCGCTGATCGGCCGCGCCTCCGGCCGGGCCGGCCGGAGGCCCCGAGAGGCGGCGCCTCTCGCGGGGGGAGAGAAGCTGCGGGCATGA